The following coding sequences lie in one Populus trichocarpa isolate Nisqually-1 chromosome 14, P.trichocarpa_v4.1, whole genome shotgun sequence genomic window:
- the LOC18105332 gene encoding very-long-chain aldehyde decarbonylase CER1 isoform X4, translating to MASRPGILTDWPWKPLGSFKHVILAPCVIHNIYAFMVKDEKDLPSFLIFPILLWRVLHNQLWISLSRYRTAKGNNRIIDKGIEFDQVDRESNWDDQILFNGILFYVGSKIIPGASHLPMWRLDGVILTALIHMGPVEFLYYWLHRLLHHHYLYSRYHSHHHSSIVTEPITSVIHPFAEHISYSMLFAIPLITTIVTGTASLTSFAGYITYIDLMNNMGHCNFELIPRWLFIIFPPLKYLMYTPSYHSLHHTQFRTNYSLFMPIYDYIYGTMDTSSVTLYEDSLKRPEEAPDVVHLTHLTTPDSIYHLRLGLACLASNPQESKWYLWLMWPVTLWTMMLTWTYGRTFVVERNRFHKLRLQTWTLPKYNIQYNLQWQKVSINTLIEEAVLEAEEKGVKVLSLGLLNQGEELNRYGELYVQRHPRLKTKVVDGSSLAVAAVMNSIPKGTTQVLHRGNLSKVAYAVALNLCQRGIQTWLVGDGLKEEDQKKAAEGTLFIPFSQFPPKKLRKDCFYHSIPVMAAPASLENVDSCENWLPRRVMSAWRVAGIVHALEGWDEHECGSTMADIDKVWQASIQHGFKPLVIKTPLKF from the exons ATGGCTTCTCGGCCTGGAATTCTCACAGACTGGCCATGGAAACCTCTTGGAAGCTTTAAG CATGTAATATTGGCTCCTTGTGTCATTCACAACATCTACGCCTTTATGGTTAAAGATGAAAAAGATCTCCCAAGCTTTCTCATTTTCCCAATTCTGTTGTGGAGAGTTCTTCACAACCAGTTATGGATCAGCCTGTCCCGTTACAGAACAGCCAAAGGAAATAACAGGATTATTgacaaaggcattgaatttGATCAAGTTGATAGAGAAAGCAACTG GGATGACCAAATATTGTTCAATGGAATTTTATTCTACGTTGGTAGCAAAATAATTCCAGGAGCTAGCCATCTCCCCATGTGGAGGTTAGATGGTGTAATTCTAACAGCTCTGATTCATATGGGTCCGGTGGAATTTCTGTATTATTGGCTTCATCGACTTCTTCATCACCACTATCTCTACTCTCGCTATCATTCCCACCACCATTCCTCCATTGTCACAGAGCCCATTACTT CTGTGATTCATCCATTCGCCGAGCACATATCCTACTCCATGCTATTCGCAATACCTTTGATAACGACTATTGTGACGGGGACAGCCTCTTTAACATCCTTTGCTGGTTATATCACTTACATCGACTTGATGAACAACATGGGTCACTGCAACTTTGAACTCATTCCCAGATGGCTCTTCATCATTTTCCCCCCTCTCAAGTACCTCATGTACACCCCATC GTACCACTCTCTTCACCACACTCAATTCAGAACCAATTACTCACTATTCATGCCCATCTATGATTACATCTATGGCACAATGGACACGTCTTCTGTTACCCTCTATGAAGATTCGCTCAAGAGACCCGAGGAAGCCCCTGATGTAGTGCATCTAACTCATCTTACCACACCAGATTCCATCTATCATTTACGGCTTGGACTTGCCTGCTTGGCTTCCAACCCTCAAGAATCGAAGTGGTATCTATGGTTAATGTGGCCGGTGACCTTGTGGACCATGATGTTAACTTGGACTTATGGACGCACTTTTGTTGTCGAGAGGAATCGCTTCCACAAACTCAGATTACAGACGTGGACCTTACCAAAATACAATATTCAA TACAACTTGCAATGGCAAAAAGTATCCATAAATACCTTGATTGAAGAAGCTGTACTGGAAGCTGAGGAAAAAGGTGTTAAAGTGTTAAGTCTCGGTCTCTTGAATCAG GGAGAGGAGCTTAATAGGTATGGTGAACTTTATGTGCAAAGACATCCCAGGCTCAAAACGAAGGTGGTGGATGGAAGCAGTCTAGCCGTTGCTGCAGTTATGAATAGCATACCTAAAGGAACAACACAAGTGCTTCATAGAGGCAATCTCTCTAAGGTTGCCTATGCTGTTGCTTTAAATCTCTGCCAGAGGGGAATCCAG ACGTGGTTAGTTGGGGATGGATTGAAAGAAGAGGACCAAAAAAAGGCAGCAGAAGGAACATTATTTATTCCCTTCTCGCAATTTCCCCCAAAGAAATTGCGCAAGGATTGCTTCTATCACAGCATACCAGTAATGGCAGCCCCTGCATCTCTTGAAAATGTGGACTCTTGCGag AATTGGCTGCCTAGAAGAGTGATGAGCGCATGGCGTGTGGCTGGAATAGTGCATGCCTTGGAAGGATGGGACGAGCATGAATGCGGTTCTACCATGGCTGACATTGACAAAGTTTGGCAAGCAAGTATCCAACATGGGTTCAAACCTCTGGTCATCAAGACTCCATTAAAATTCTAA
- the LOC18105332 gene encoding very-long-chain aldehyde decarbonylase CER1 isoform X3 has protein sequence MASRPGILTDWPWKPLGSFKHVILAPCVIHNIYAFMVKDEKDLPSFLIFPILLWRVLHNQLWISLSRYRTAKGNNRIIDKGIEFDQVDRESNWDDQILFNGILFYVGSKIIPGASHLPMWRLDGVILTALIHMGPVEFLYYWLHRLLHHHYLYSRYHSHHHSSIVTEPITSVIHPFAEHISYSMLFAIPLITTIVTGTASLTSFAGYITYIDLMNNMGHCNFELIPRWLFIIFPPLKYLMYTPSYHSLHHTQFRTNYSLFMPIYDYIYGTMDTSSVTLYEDSLKRPEEAPDVVHLTHLTTPDSIYHLRLGLACLASNPQESKWYLWLMWPVTLWTMMLTWTYGRTFVVERNRFHKLRLQTWTLPKYNIQYNLQWQKVSINTLIEEAVLEAEEKGVKVLSLGLLNQGEELNRYGELYVQRHPRLKTKVVDGSSLAVAAVMNSIPKGTTQVLHRGNLSKVAYAVALNLCQRGIQVVVPCEDDYQKLKKSFSITSDQNNLILSKSYSIKTWLVGDGLKEEDQKKAAEGTLFIPFSQFPPKKLRKDCFYHSIPVMAAPASLENVDSCENWLPRRVMSAWRVAGIVHALEGWDEHECGSTMADIDKVWQASIQHGFKPLVIKTPLKF, from the exons ATGGCTTCTCGGCCTGGAATTCTCACAGACTGGCCATGGAAACCTCTTGGAAGCTTTAAG CATGTAATATTGGCTCCTTGTGTCATTCACAACATCTACGCCTTTATGGTTAAAGATGAAAAAGATCTCCCAAGCTTTCTCATTTTCCCAATTCTGTTGTGGAGAGTTCTTCACAACCAGTTATGGATCAGCCTGTCCCGTTACAGAACAGCCAAAGGAAATAACAGGATTATTgacaaaggcattgaatttGATCAAGTTGATAGAGAAAGCAACTG GGATGACCAAATATTGTTCAATGGAATTTTATTCTACGTTGGTAGCAAAATAATTCCAGGAGCTAGCCATCTCCCCATGTGGAGGTTAGATGGTGTAATTCTAACAGCTCTGATTCATATGGGTCCGGTGGAATTTCTGTATTATTGGCTTCATCGACTTCTTCATCACCACTATCTCTACTCTCGCTATCATTCCCACCACCATTCCTCCATTGTCACAGAGCCCATTACTT CTGTGATTCATCCATTCGCCGAGCACATATCCTACTCCATGCTATTCGCAATACCTTTGATAACGACTATTGTGACGGGGACAGCCTCTTTAACATCCTTTGCTGGTTATATCACTTACATCGACTTGATGAACAACATGGGTCACTGCAACTTTGAACTCATTCCCAGATGGCTCTTCATCATTTTCCCCCCTCTCAAGTACCTCATGTACACCCCATC GTACCACTCTCTTCACCACACTCAATTCAGAACCAATTACTCACTATTCATGCCCATCTATGATTACATCTATGGCACAATGGACACGTCTTCTGTTACCCTCTATGAAGATTCGCTCAAGAGACCCGAGGAAGCCCCTGATGTAGTGCATCTAACTCATCTTACCACACCAGATTCCATCTATCATTTACGGCTTGGACTTGCCTGCTTGGCTTCCAACCCTCAAGAATCGAAGTGGTATCTATGGTTAATGTGGCCGGTGACCTTGTGGACCATGATGTTAACTTGGACTTATGGACGCACTTTTGTTGTCGAGAGGAATCGCTTCCACAAACTCAGATTACAGACGTGGACCTTACCAAAATACAATATTCAA TACAACTTGCAATGGCAAAAAGTATCCATAAATACCTTGATTGAAGAAGCTGTACTGGAAGCTGAGGAAAAAGGTGTTAAAGTGTTAAGTCTCGGTCTCTTGAATCAG GGAGAGGAGCTTAATAGGTATGGTGAACTTTATGTGCAAAGACATCCCAGGCTCAAAACGAAGGTGGTGGATGGAAGCAGTCTAGCCGTTGCTGCAGTTATGAATAGCATACCTAAAGGAACAACACAAGTGCTTCATAGAGGCAATCTCTCTAAGGTTGCCTATGCTGTTGCTTTAAATCTCTGCCAGAGGGGAATCCAG GTAGTTGTACCATGTGAGGATGATTACCAGAAGCTTAAAAAATCTTTCAGCATCACATCTGATCAGAACAATCTGATTCTTTCAAAGAGTTATTCAATAAAG ACGTGGTTAGTTGGGGATGGATTGAAAGAAGAGGACCAAAAAAAGGCAGCAGAAGGAACATTATTTATTCCCTTCTCGCAATTTCCCCCAAAGAAATTGCGCAAGGATTGCTTCTATCACAGCATACCAGTAATGGCAGCCCCTGCATCTCTTGAAAATGTGGACTCTTGCGag AATTGGCTGCCTAGAAGAGTGATGAGCGCATGGCGTGTGGCTGGAATAGTGCATGCCTTGGAAGGATGGGACGAGCATGAATGCGGTTCTACCATGGCTGACATTGACAAAGTTTGGCAAGCAAGTATCCAACATGGGTTCAAACCTCTGGTCATCAAGACTCCATTAAAATTCTAA